Proteins encoded within one genomic window of Setaria italica strain Yugu1 chromosome IV, Setaria_italica_v2.0, whole genome shotgun sequence:
- the LOC101759887 gene encoding uncharacterized protein LOC101759887, producing the protein MAEEVGVIDLAVADEVVQVAGAGAEQRPRGAMRWTSAMSSFVLRRMCQLIESGVRTDKGFKEVHLNQVAKYLQEFSGNEVSGTQVYNHLRKWRQRWMRVSKLRELSGALWIEENCMISLDEEHYKGHIKAHPKDAEFLNKHIENYKEMMIIFGNGLATGKYAMGSNEALGSPSDFIDISIKTEPYDEDKAAKCIDDVAKVFGEAPKDTIEVISGSGPSKKRKRSVLTEEDHLVMSSMTEAVRDVASAIRETKVEVLNPDLYSAVMYMPGFSEEALICAFSHLVDNKAQGDAFVNMAENHRVLWLRTWLAKNSYM; encoded by the exons ATGGCTGAGGAGGTTGGGGTGATTGATCTGGCAGTGGCTGATGAGGTTGTCCAGGTTGCTGGGGCTGGTGCAGAGCAGCGCCCTAGGGGTGCTATGCGCTGGACTAGTGCCATGTCTTCCTTTGTCCTGCGCCGTATGTGCCAGCTGATTGAGAGTGGTGTTAGAACAGACAAGGGCTTCAAGGAGGTCCACCTGAACCAAGTTGCCAAGTACCTGCAGGAGTTTAGTGGCAATGAAGTGTCTGGTACTCAAGTGTATAACCACTTGAGGAAGTGGAGACAGAGATGGATGAGGGTGTCCAAGCTTAGGGAACTAAGTGGTGCCCTTTGGATTGAGGAGAATTGCATGATCAGCCTTGATGAGGAGCACTATAAGGGACACATCAAG GCACACCCTAAGGATGCTGAATTTCTGAACAAACACATTGAGAACTACAAGGAGATGATGATCATTTTTGGCAATGGGTTGGCCACTGGCAAGTATGCTATGGGTTCTAATGAGGCTCTAGGTAGCCCATCTGACTTTATAGATATCTCAATCAAGACTGAACCATATGATGAGGACAAGGCAGCCAAGTGCATTGATGATGTTGCTAAGGTCTTTGGAGAAGCACCCAAGGATACAATAGAGGTCATTAGTGGTTCTGGTCctagcaagaagaggaagaggtctGTCCTCACTGAGGAGGACCATCTGGTGATGAGCAGTATGACTGAGGCAGTGAGGGATGTTGCTTCTGCTATCCGTGAGACCAAGGTTGAGGTGTTGAACCCTGATCTGTACAGTGCAGTGATGTACATGCCAGGGTTCAGTGAGGAGGCTCTGATCTGTGCTTTCTCCCATCTGGTTGACAACAAGGCCCAGGGTGATGCCTTTGTCAACATGGCTGAGAACCACCGCGTCCTTTGGCTAAGGACATGGCTTGCCAAGAATTCCTACATGTAG